The Calliphora vicina chromosome 3, idCalVici1.1, whole genome shotgun sequence genome contains a region encoding:
- the Cip4 gene encoding cdc42-interacting protein 4 homolog isoform X6, which yields MTERKKVIMFQDFWDQYDNLAIHTNKGIEFLDKYANFIRDRLAIETEYAAKLRRLVKNYQPKKKEEEDNEFTSWQAFRKVLNEISDLAGQREVVAESLQLQIIQGITLLSKTLREERKKCLSNGTYLQQNLTTQLASLERAKRNYEKAYRDSEKAVENYKKADMDLNLSRAEVERYKNIMTAKIQQSDDAKNEYANQLQKTNNLQQQHYQELLPEVFNRLQELDEKRTRGIREFIIEAANVESNVAPIIGRCLEGIIKAGEAINEREDSYKVIERFKSGFDIPLDIPFEDLSKQDALDSSQDSHYNHTVQSSHLTVKGTISANKLKKRVGIFNIFGSNKNSLTADGQKEDFSDLPPNQRRKKLQAKIGELQQKIHLETAARDGLMKMKVVYEANSSLGNPMTVEGQLNESEHKLEKLKIDLKKYQGYLEKANQIPMANNSPQANRNTMNNGHRSSRHSNGSTEDNNYDGDFQQDDGGSLSSSASPESGLGTSHTSLPGSGQGSANENAMGEETFYESELEPLQPLGTCRALYPFEATSEGSIPMNEGEELQVIEIDQGDGWTRVRRMNNTNGWDEGFVPTSYIDCTLYS from the exons GCGAttagtaaaaaattatcagcccaaaaagaaagaagaagaagatAATGA atttacaTCATGGCAAGCTTTCCGTAAAGTACTCAATGAAATCAGTGATCTGGCAGGACAACGGGAAGTGGTAGCGGAATCCCTGCAATTACAAATCATACAAGGCATTACACTGCTCTCCAAAACCCTAAGAGAAGAAAGAAAA AAATGTCTATCAAATGGCACATATTTACAACAAAACCTCACCACACAATTGGCCTCGTTGGAGAGGGCCAAACGTAACTATGAGAAAGCCTATCGTGACTCTGAAAAGGCggtggaaaattataaaaaagctgATATGGATTTAAATTTAAGTCGAGCCGAGGTGGAacgttataaaaatataatgacagCCAAAATTCAGCAGTCAGATGATGCGAAAAATGAATACGCCAATCAATTGCAGAAAACGAATAATCTACAGCAGCAGCACTACCAAGAACTATTGCCAGAg GTCTTCAATCGCCTGCAAGAATTGGACGAAAAACGTACACGTGGCATACGAGAATTCATTATAGAAGCTGCAAATGTAGAATCGAATGTGGCTCCCATAATCGGCCGATGTTTGGAGGGTATTATTAAGGCTGGCGAAGCGATAAATGAAAGAGAAGATTCTTATAAAGTTATAGAAAG GTTTAAGTCTGGTTTTGATATACCACTAGATATACCCTTTGAAGATTTATCAAAACAGGATGCCCTTGATTCATCACAAGATTCCCACTATAATCATACGGTACAGTCGAGTCATTTAACCGTTAAGGGCACAATAAGTGCCAATAAACTGAAGAAACGTGTgggaattttcaatatatttggcAGTAATAAG AATTCTCTAACTGCGGACGGACAAAAGGAAGATTTCAGTGATTTACCACCTAATCAGCGACGCAAAAAGCTACAGGCTAAAATTGGCGAACTACAACAGAAAATCCATCTGGAAACTGCGGCCCGTGATGGCCTAATGAAAATGAAAGTTGTGTATGAGGCCAATTCATCGCTGGGCAATCCCATGACAGTGGAGGGTCAACTAAATGAGTCGGAgcataaattggaaaaattgaaaattgactTGAAAAAATATCAAGGCTATTTGGAAAAGGCAAATCAAATACCCATGGCAAATAATAGTCCGCAAGCAAATCGTAATACGATGAACAATGGTCATCGATCGTCAAG GCATTCCAACGGTAGCACTGAGGACAACAATTATGACGGCGATTTCCAACAAGATGATGGCGGCAGTTTAAGCAG TTCGGCAAGTCCTGAGAGTGGCTTAGGAACATCACACACTTCACTGCCGGGCTCGGGACAAGGTAGCGCCAACGAAAATGCCATGGGAGAggaaacattttatgaaagtgaATTGGAACCACTACAACCTCTGGGTACATGTCGAGCCTTATATCCATTTGAag CCACCAGTGAGGGCAGCATACCCATGAACGAGGGCGAAGAGTTGCAAGTGATTGAAATCGATCAGGGAGATGGCTGGACGCGTGTGCGTCGCATGAATAATACAAATGGTTGGGATGAAGGTTTTGTGCCCACCAGCTATATTGATTGTACACTATATTCTTAA